The bacterium genome contains a region encoding:
- a CDS encoding efflux RND transporter permease subunit, producing MSRKENKVIDNSKNNISRFFVENKQLSWVLLIATCLWGIFSYVNMPQRKDPEILVRKAVAVTPWYGANAEKVEQLVTKKVEETIGKNASIKKIESISRDNLSIVFCEIDDNVNDTKLQLDDIALNLQGLDDLPKGAGPVNFIRDFGDTAALMLTVASPKVDDVQLSIKAHEVADAIKRARSNRSTAQSGSPVSIVVCLPSSVSTGVLNDTSAAFAEYARTSGLIASPRLFRGEGFIGLDGFSTRTNKQISDALQYYIHNKLQVSEIHPDAWYPAIIRSPGGTLTALRLVAGDKYSYRQMDDMTDYIERSLKGVKQVSKITRSGVLGEQIGLLYSQERLAAYGVQPSRLPDILNARNITLQGDSLDAGGKRVTIDPSGEFKTEKEIGDVLVPSQNGVPMHLKDIVSVVRGYETPRYLNYFSFKDKDGHWRRTRAITLAVQMKAGQQIGQFGKEVDQKLDEIKAHLPDDIILARTSDQPKQVTEYVSLFMNSLYEAIVLVVLVSLIGFWDWRSALLMALSIPITLFMTFGMMHLLHIDLQQVSIATLIVALGLLVDVPVVAGDAIKRHMAEGRPLSEAAWLGPTKLRKAMIFATLTNVVAYLPFLILSGNVGKFLYSLPVVIACSLIAAFIVSATFIPFLSSYIMKPGRMESPAEFRSKGFGAFYSKLIGRLIDHRWRVLAASMIILLLGIFFLSRLNQQFFPKDLSYLSYVDVWLPEDATFSTTNAAASRAEWIIEKTIAQYAGKEHRQDGILKSLTTFVGGGGPRFWFSVEPVIQQTNYAQIIVEVNDRHDTSKLVDRLQNALTSQMPGARVDVKQLETGKPVGTPVALEISGSDIKTLRSLAEKAKTVLRSTSLSARIRDDWGEPEFAVKLKTDPDRANMSGITNLDIAAASALGMYGYPITTLRQGDKQIPVVARLRMDERSQLSDIENLYVYSLQGTSKVPLRQVSDLSYSLQTPKIRRINQFRTITVACFPTDGHLSSEVMTAIQPKLSEFEHSLPVGYHLHIAGEKAEQDDGFKELVVVLLISAGLIYMSLVVQFRHAVKPFIVFAAIPFGIAGALFVLWLMGAPFGFMAFLGVVSLVGVIVSHIIVLFDFIEEQHDLGKPFRDAVIDAGIQRLRPVVITVAATVIALFPLAMHGGPLWEPMCYAQIGGLTAATFITLLLVPVIFAICVMDLKVVKWVSREDATTEH from the coding sequence GTGAGTCGGAAAGAGAACAAAGTGATCGACAACAGCAAAAACAATATCTCACGTTTCTTCGTGGAGAACAAGCAGCTCTCCTGGGTGCTGCTGATCGCCACCTGTCTGTGGGGAATATTTTCATATGTGAACATGCCGCAGCGCAAGGACCCTGAAATACTGGTCAGGAAGGCTGTCGCGGTCACTCCGTGGTATGGTGCAAACGCCGAGAAAGTAGAGCAGCTCGTAACCAAAAAGGTCGAAGAGACAATAGGCAAGAACGCCTCGATAAAGAAGATAGAGTCGATATCCAGAGACAACCTCTCAATTGTTTTCTGCGAGATCGATGACAATGTAAACGACACTAAGCTCCAGTTGGACGATATCGCGCTCAACCTCCAGGGACTGGATGACCTGCCTAAGGGTGCCGGTCCGGTCAATTTTATACGTGATTTTGGCGACACTGCGGCGCTTATGCTCACTGTCGCAAGCCCAAAGGTCGACGATGTGCAGCTTTCAATCAAAGCGCATGAGGTAGCAGACGCGATCAAACGGGCGAGGTCGAACAGGTCGACAGCACAGTCCGGTTCTCCGGTTTCGATTGTCGTATGCCTGCCCTCATCGGTTTCGACCGGTGTCCTCAACGATACCAGCGCAGCTTTTGCCGAGTATGCGCGAACGTCCGGCTTAATTGCGTCTCCGCGTTTATTCCGGGGAGAAGGGTTCATCGGGCTGGACGGCTTTTCGACACGCACCAATAAGCAGATATCCGACGCTCTGCAATACTACATCCATAACAAGCTGCAGGTCTCGGAGATCCACCCGGACGCATGGTATCCTGCGATCATCCGCAGTCCGGGAGGGACGCTGACTGCACTAAGGCTGGTCGCCGGTGACAAATACTCATATCGCCAGATGGATGATATGACCGACTACATCGAGCGCAGCCTCAAGGGTGTCAAGCAGGTCTCGAAAATCACGCGAAGCGGGGTGCTTGGCGAGCAGATCGGCCTTTTATATTCACAGGAAAGACTGGCGGCATACGGAGTGCAGCCTTCGCGTCTGCCGGATATTTTGAATGCTCGTAACATAACTCTGCAGGGTGATTCACTGGATGCCGGAGGTAAGCGGGTCACGATAGACCCGAGCGGAGAGTTCAAGACCGAAAAGGAGATTGGTGACGTATTGGTTCCGTCGCAGAACGGCGTACCAATGCACTTAAAGGACATAGTGAGTGTGGTTCGCGGTTACGAGACCCCAAGGTATTTGAACTACTTTTCATTCAAGGACAAGGACGGTCACTGGCGGCGCACCCGCGCGATCACTCTTGCCGTTCAGATGAAAGCCGGCCAGCAGATCGGCCAGTTTGGCAAAGAAGTCGATCAAAAGCTCGATGAGATCAAGGCTCATCTGCCCGACGACATCATTTTAGCCCGAACTTCGGATCAGCCCAAGCAGGTCACGGAGTATGTCAGCCTGTTTATGAACAGCCTGTATGAGGCGATTGTCCTGGTTGTTTTGGTCTCATTGATCGGTTTTTGGGACTGGCGATCGGCTCTCCTGATGGCATTGTCCATCCCCATAACGCTCTTTATGACCTTTGGTATGATGCATCTGCTGCACATCGATCTTCAGCAGGTTTCGATTGCAACGCTGATTGTCGCGCTTGGTCTGCTTGTGGACGTGCCTGTAGTGGCTGGGGATGCCATCAAGCGTCACATGGCCGAGGGCAGGCCGCTCTCGGAAGCCGCATGGCTCGGCCCGACCAAACTGCGTAAAGCGATGATCTTCGCGACTCTCACCAATGTCGTGGCATATCTGCCGTTCCTGATTTTGAGCGGCAATGTGGGCAAGTTCCTATATAGCCTGCCAGTCGTAATAGCATGTTCGTTAATCGCCGCCTTTATCGTATCTGCGACATTCATTCCATTTCTCAGCTCGTATATCATGAAGCCGGGACGGATGGAATCTCCTGCTGAGTTCAGGTCAAAGGGGTTCGGGGCTTTTTATAGCAAACTCATAGGCCGGTTAATTGACCACCGTTGGCGGGTGCTTGCGGCATCGATGATCATATTACTGCTGGGGATCTTCTTCTTGTCAAGACTCAATCAGCAATTCTTCCCAAAAGACCTGTCATATCTTTCATATGTAGATGTCTGGCTGCCTGAGGACGCCACTTTCTCGACAACCAATGCTGCCGCCTCGCGGGCAGAATGGATCATCGAGAAAACAATTGCTCAATATGCCGGAAAGGAGCATAGACAGGACGGCATACTGAAGTCTCTCACCACATTCGTGGGTGGAGGTGGACCGAGGTTCTGGTTTTCTGTCGAGCCTGTGATTCAGCAGACGAATTATGCCCAGATAATAGTGGAGGTCAATGACCGGCATGACACTAGTAAGCTCGTAGATCGACTTCAGAATGCTCTTACGTCGCAGATGCCTGGGGCAAGGGTGGATGTCAAGCAGCTTGAGACGGGCAAACCGGTAGGAACGCCGGTGGCTCTCGAGATATCCGGTTCCGATATCAAAACACTCAGAAGCCTTGCAGAAAAGGCGAAAACTGTCTTGCGAAGCACAAGTCTCTCAGCGCGCATCAGGGATGACTGGGGCGAGCCGGAGTTTGCAGTAAAGCTCAAGACCGACCCAGACCGTGCCAATATGTCCGGTATCACAAATCTGGACATAGCGGCGGCGTCCGCGCTCGGCATGTATGGTTATCCGATTACGACGCTGAGGCAGGGCGACAAACAGATACCTGTGGTGGCACGGCTTCGCATGGACGAAAGGTCTCAGCTATCGGATATTGAAAACCTTTATGTATATTCCCTGCAGGGCACAAGCAAAGTGCCTTTGAGACAGGTGTCGGATCTATCCTACAGCCTCCAGACACCAAAGATCAGGCGGATCAACCAGTTTCGCACCATTACGGTAGCGTGCTTCCCGACCGATGGGCATCTGTCGTCGGAAGTGATGACTGCGATCCAGCCGAAGCTCAGTGAATTTGAGCATAGTCTGCCGGTAGGGTATCACCTGCACATTGCCGGTGAAAAGGCTGAGCAGGATGACGGATTCAAAGAACTCGTAGTCGTGCTGTTGATATCGGCGGGATTGATCTATATGTCTTTAGTGGTTCAGTTCAGGCATGCCGTCAAGCCGTTCATAGTCTTTGCAGCTATCCCGTTTGGAATTGCGGGGGCACTTTTCGTGCTTTGGTTGATGGGTGCTCCGTTTGGGTTCATGGCGTTTCTTGGGGTCGTAAGTCTGGTTGGTGTCATTGTAAGCCATATAATCGTGCTCTTCGACTTCATTGAGGAGCAGCACGATCTGGGCAAGCCGTTCCGTGATGCGGTGATAGATGCCGGGATCCAGAGGCTGCGCCCGGTGGTGATTACCGTTGCGGCGACAGTAATCGCGCTCTTCCCACTGGCTATGCATGGAGGACCGTTATGGGAGCCGATGTGCTATGCTCAGATCGGCGGACTGACTGCGGCAACATTCATCACGCTGCTTCTGGTGCCTGTAATCTTCGCGATCTGTGTAATGGACCTGAAAGTAGTGAAGTGGGTAAGCCGTGAGGATGCGACAACAGAGCATTAG
- a CDS encoding PadR family transcriptional regulator, which translates to MIRKNKTKYAILGLLSHQPASGYDIKKAYEHYIGKFWSESYGQIYPATKSLVDEGYSTCEVERSDGKPDRHVFSITDKGMEELREWLAQPTEPHKERLEVLLKLMCGAHMPIEANIRLIERFRDEWQNHLKSYAEIRADLHSEYENNHHLPYWLMAVNCGMYLGNAYIAWCDETIATLKSKEEDHKEPSKQ; encoded by the coding sequence ATGATTAGAAAGAATAAAACGAAATATGCCATATTGGGGTTGTTGTCGCATCAGCCTGCTTCGGGATACGACATCAAGAAAGCCTATGAGCATTACATCGGCAAGTTTTGGAGTGAGAGCTACGGTCAAATATATCCTGCGACCAAATCTCTGGTTGATGAAGGCTATTCCACTTGCGAGGTCGAGCGGTCTGACGGCAAGCCTGACCGTCATGTGTTTTCCATTACCGACAAGGGGATGGAGGAATTGCGAGAATGGCTTGCTCAACCGACTGAGCCGCACAAGGAGCGGCTGGAGGTATTGCTAAAGCTGATGTGCGGAGCGCACATGCCAATCGAGGCTAATATCCGGCTGATCGAGCGGTTTCGCGATGAATGGCAAAATCATCTCAAGAGCTATGCCGAAATCCGTGCTGACCTGCATTCCGAATATGAAAATAATCACCATCTGCCTTACTGGCTGATGGCCGTCAACTGCGGTATGTACCTCGGCAACGCTTACATTGCCTGGTGTGATGAGACCATTGCGACACTTAAGTCCAAGGAAGAAGATCACAAAGAACCGTCAAAGCAGTGA
- a CDS encoding flavodoxin family protein — protein MNILVINGSPHGAQGNTEVLVKTFLEGAREAGAEYETIYLKDKNIHSCIGCFNYWFKTPGVCIQQDDMPELMLKVPNADIVVYAVPLYVYTVSGIMKNFIDRLVPLSQPFVDIVDGLSIHPPRFEQAANRSVVLISNSGFPEPNHFSGLKETFRCWVRGGNRKMAGSICCAGGVLLQVPELKEKIQWYIDATRLAGREVVENGQISSETQSVLDQPLVKDQKFFADRANAYFESIGIKRI, from the coding sequence ATGAATATACTTGTGATAAACGGCAGTCCTCATGGCGCTCAAGGCAATACTGAAGTGCTTGTCAAAACCTTTCTGGAGGGTGCGCGTGAGGCTGGAGCGGAGTATGAGACTATATATCTCAAGGATAAGAATATCCATTCTTGCATCGGCTGTTTCAACTATTGGTTTAAGACTCCTGGTGTCTGCATTCAGCAGGACGATATGCCTGAGCTGATGTTGAAGGTCCCGAATGCAGATATTGTAGTATATGCGGTTCCGCTATATGTTTACACTGTCTCTGGAATCATGAAGAACTTTATAGATCGCTTGGTTCCGCTATCACAGCCTTTTGTGGACATTGTGGATGGATTGAGCATTCATCCACCACGTTTTGAGCAAGCAGCAAATCGTTCGGTCGTTCTGATCTCAAACAGCGGTTTTCCAGAGCCGAACCATTTCTCGGGGTTAAAAGAGACATTTCGATGCTGGGTTCGCGGAGGAAACCGCAAGATGGCAGGCTCAATCTGCTGTGCCGGTGGAGTTCTGCTGCAGGTTCCCGAGTTGAAAGAGAAAATTCAATGGTATATAGATGCGACAAGACTGGCTGGTCGAGAAGTCGTAGAAAATGGTCAGATTTCATCTGAAACTCAATCTGTCCTCGATCAGCCGCTTGTAAAGGACCAAAAGTTTTTTGCAGACAGAGCGAATGCATATTTCGAGAGTATTGGAATCAAGCGTATCTGA
- a CDS encoding TolC family protein, whose amino-acid sequence MRREDNPKHVTTFALIAGFVIIFSSSLWAQTDGNAAAAPPTLTLQQAIDMAITGNRLLKNSSLDVSNAKSEIATTRIKGKPNMAITAAGSQLLAPVHFSFSQGIFGDFPVIGPIPPTNTTVTSPATFSVIANATLLQPLTQLRRVHLGVRMKKAAAQISQEDWRSQRNGLVSNVKQLYYGLAQIQSAQDTVKESIKFLTELERFVSDNVTNGTALDSDLLEVQAKLARQQHELATLNSSYAGTKEKMNVVLGREISTDFSITSVPEAAAPAKSLAELQSQALECRPEVRQAKLKARIAGDDEMSKRSESTPDISLGLTYTRQQNIDVVPQELITAGVIVSWQDPFDWGRRKLERSEKSRIVEKANNGLQETKSQVLVDVNMKYRNLQDALSLLDADRLEVKAQEEKRRVTMNRYKENSSLLKDVLEVDTSLADANRQYLQDQLDAATARAQLDQAVGED is encoded by the coding sequence ATGAGAAGAGAAGATAATCCAAAGCATGTAACAACATTTGCTCTAATTGCAGGGTTTGTTATCATATTTTCGTCTTCGCTGTGGGCGCAGACTGACGGTAATGCCGCTGCGGCGCCGCCAACGCTCACCTTGCAGCAGGCGATTGACATGGCCATTACCGGTAATAGACTGCTCAAGAACTCCAGTTTAGATGTGAGCAATGCAAAATCTGAGATAGCGACCACCAGGATCAAGGGAAAGCCAAACATGGCGATTACGGCTGCCGGCTCTCAATTGCTTGCGCCGGTCCATTTCAGTTTTTCCCAAGGCATATTCGGTGATTTTCCCGTGATCGGTCCCATACCGCCGACAAACACAACCGTAACCTCTCCCGCGACATTTTCTGTGATTGCGAACGCCACTCTTTTGCAGCCTCTGACGCAGCTCAGGCGCGTGCATCTTGGTGTCAGGATGAAAAAGGCTGCAGCCCAGATATCTCAGGAAGACTGGCGTTCGCAGCGTAATGGCCTGGTATCGAACGTAAAGCAGCTTTATTACGGGCTTGCCCAGATCCAGAGTGCGCAGGATACCGTAAAGGAGAGCATCAAGTTCCTAACTGAACTGGAGCGGTTTGTAAGCGACAATGTCACGAACGGGACTGCGCTCGATTCGGATTTGCTTGAGGTCCAGGCCAAGTTGGCCAGGCAGCAGCACGAACTTGCGACCCTTAACAGCTCATACGCCGGCACAAAAGAAAAGATGAATGTTGTTCTCGGACGCGAAATATCCACTGATTTTTCCATCACCAGTGTGCCGGAAGCCGCTGCTCCCGCCAAATCTCTGGCCGAGCTTCAGTCTCAGGCGTTGGAATGCAGACCTGAGGTCCGGCAGGCAAAGCTCAAGGCTCGGATCGCCGGTGATGATGAAATGTCAAAGCGAAGCGAATCGACGCCCGACATCAGCCTCGGGCTCACATACACCCGTCAGCAAAATATTGATGTCGTTCCGCAGGAATTGATTACTGCCGGTGTCATAGTTTCATGGCAGGACCCATTTGACTGGGGTCGGAGGAAGCTCGAACGGTCGGAGAAGTCGAGGATCGTCGAGAAAGCGAACAACGGGCTTCAGGAGACCAAATCTCAGGTCCTTGTGGACGTGAATATGAAATATAGAAACCTTCAGGATGCGCTTTCTCTGCTGGATGCGGACCGCCTTGAAGTAAAAGCTCAGGAAGAGAAGCGCAGAGTTACTATGAATCGCTATAAAGAGAATTCGAGCCTGCTGAAAGATGTCCTCGAAGTGGATACTTCGCTTGCCGACGCCAATCGCCAGTATCTGCAGGACCAGCTCGACGCCGCAACGGCCAGAGCCCAACTGGACCAGGCAGTAGGGGAGGACTAA
- a CDS encoding U32 family peptidase translates to MDELAKTELLAPAGNLERLKWAVAYGADAVYFGVTDFSLRSYAGNFTLEDAGIGLDYLHKNGRKGYATLNIYPFSNEYDELMRTAAALDEMGADAFIVSDVGVMRSLRQLNIHTPIHVSTQANTTSWQAVLAYRDLGAKRVNLARELSMDQIREIQHNLNGEDVETEVFIHGSVCFSYSGRCAISDYLTGRRANRGECTQPCRWSYALMEEKRPGQYFPVFEDNRGLYLFNSRDLALFPFVQDLVGCGVASLKIEGRMKNVHYLAAVLSVYRAILNGKSVPEDTVYEQLGRVSNRGYTFGFMKGRITPEDYETATHKYQSTSVMVASTTDRVHDGMRVCRVKNTLKAGEQLELLTPDGISDYSLPVPLITIEGESVDHANNQDTILLDNALPPYAVLRRVTSP, encoded by the coding sequence ATGGACGAATTGGCAAAGACGGAACTACTTGCACCGGCCGGAAATCTCGAAAGACTCAAGTGGGCTGTCGCATATGGCGCTGATGCCGTATACTTCGGTGTCACTGACTTCTCCCTGAGGAGCTACGCAGGCAATTTTACACTTGAGGACGCCGGCATAGGGCTGGACTATCTTCACAAAAATGGCCGTAAGGGGTATGCCACTCTCAATATATATCCATTTTCCAACGAGTATGATGAGCTTATGCGCACAGCAGCCGCTCTCGACGAGATGGGCGCAGATGCATTCATCGTCTCTGACGTGGGTGTAATGCGCTCACTGCGTCAGTTGAACATACATACGCCTATTCATGTCAGCACCCAGGCCAACACTACCAGTTGGCAGGCAGTTCTTGCCTATCGTGACCTGGGCGCGAAACGTGTGAACCTTGCCCGTGAGCTTTCTATGGATCAGATCAGAGAAATCCAGCATAACCTTAATGGCGAAGATGTCGAGACTGAAGTCTTTATCCATGGTTCCGTGTGCTTTTCCTATTCAGGCAGGTGTGCGATCAGTGATTACCTGACGGGCCGTAGGGCAAACCGTGGGGAATGCACCCAGCCATGCCGCTGGAGCTATGCCCTCATGGAGGAAAAACGTCCAGGCCAGTATTTCCCTGTCTTCGAGGACAATCGCGGCCTGTATCTTTTCAACAGCCGCGACCTGGCTCTGTTTCCATTCGTGCAGGATTTGGTGGGTTGTGGAGTCGCCTCACTCAAGATAGAGGGGCGCATGAAGAACGTGCACTACCTGGCTGCAGTGCTTTCCGTCTATCGAGCCATTTTAAATGGGAAATCCGTACCCGAAGATACTGTTTACGAGCAGTTGGGGCGTGTGAGCAACCGCGGTTACACATTCGGGTTCATGAAGGGCCGGATAACACCAGAGGATTATGAAACAGCCACACATAAATATCAATCGACTTCCGTTATGGTAGCCAGCACCACGGATCGAGTCCATGACGGCATGAGAGTGTGCAGAGTGAAAAACACGCTCAAGGCAGGCGAACAATTGGAACTGCTGACACCTGATGGAATATCGGATTACAGCCTGCCGGTTCCATTGATTACCATCGAAGGCGAGAGTGTTGACCATGCAAATAATCAAGATACCATACTGCTTGATAATGCTCTGCCGCCTTATGCTGTTTTGCGGAGGGTAACCAGTCCCTAA
- a CDS encoding GNAT family N-acetyltransferase: MEIKIVSIDTMTLSDIVEPCRTCCYWECREQFSHGKHIEQETKLKAEWFEKTQVDFNPCGKALYVNDVPAAYCQYAPPKYIPDISEYDELVKHVDMSGVFISCLFVPAQRRLGLGRRLLEEVIDEVSDRRFRVIETYGRNDSSDYCSGPTQFYLAHGFTVVATQVFPNGVSLSLVRHVLP, translated from the coding sequence ATGGAGATTAAGATAGTCAGCATTGATACCATGACATTGTCCGATATCGTCGAGCCTTGCCGGACATGCTGCTATTGGGAGTGCCGGGAGCAGTTTTCTCATGGCAAGCACATTGAGCAAGAAACGAAGCTTAAGGCGGAGTGGTTCGAGAAGACTCAGGTGGATTTCAATCCATGCGGGAAAGCGTTATATGTCAATGACGTGCCTGCCGCATACTGCCAATACGCTCCACCGAAGTACATACCCGACATTTCCGAATATGATGAGCTGGTAAAGCATGTGGATATGAGCGGTGTGTTCATATCATGCCTGTTTGTCCCAGCTCAGCGGCGTTTGGGGCTTGGTCGCCGACTGCTAGAAGAAGTGATCGACGAGGTCAGTGACCGAAGATTTAGAGTTATCGAGACCTATGGGCGTAATGATTCCTCCGACTACTGCTCCGGTCCGACCCAGTTCTACCTTGCGCACGGCTTCACCGTAGTGGCAACACAGGTGTTCCCGAATGGGGTGTCGCTTTCGTTGGTGCGGCATGTACTTCCATAG
- a CDS encoding efflux RND transporter periplasmic adaptor subunit, which produces MRRKQLIALPLILIPLLAAGCSKDAGNKEVTPVMVSQVGYSGSAETGRIYSGTIEPRAMVPVAFTVGGYVREILNVTGGDGQPRLVQQGDRVKKGTMLAHIRDVDYASMVNQAAAQVTGKAALTQQAQYGMQQAQASLDRATAGIYDAKAARDQAQTGYAQARAGLAAAQSQLVEAKAASQAADALVDQAEAGREKAQNDFSRAERLYSSKSLTRADYDAAKAQLKVAEAQVKAAKEQRNVANTKIEQAKVQIDADRSKMDETKAIIARSDAAMKSAVAQRSAALAAVKGAKAQVEASAASIRAAKAQLNQAETPLGDARLKAPIDGIVLKRNVEIGNLVGPGTSGFIMADDFSVKVVFGVSDVAVNSVHIGDPATVRIQAYDDRVFTGKVTAVSPAADAASHVFQVEVTLPNNTRTLKVGMIAKVEFAGPERPGFSGIKVPLSAVVRWPKSSSDYAVYVVQKEHGKLVSRVHKVVLGETYGNKIEIKSGISYGDRVITNGATLVRDGGFVKVVK; this is translated from the coding sequence ATGCGCAGAAAGCAGCTTATTGCATTACCTTTGATACTTATTCCGCTTTTGGCGGCGGGTTGTTCAAAAGATGCCGGTAATAAAGAGGTCACACCCGTCATGGTCTCTCAGGTCGGTTATTCAGGGAGTGCTGAAACCGGCCGAATTTACTCAGGCACCATCGAGCCGAGAGCCATGGTGCCGGTGGCATTCACGGTCGGGGGTTATGTTCGCGAGATTCTGAATGTGACCGGAGGCGACGGCCAACCAAGGCTGGTGCAGCAGGGTGATCGAGTGAAAAAGGGGACGATGCTTGCTCACATAAGAGATGTCGATTACGCCTCAATGGTGAACCAGGCCGCTGCACAGGTCACCGGCAAAGCTGCACTCACACAACAGGCTCAGTATGGCATGCAGCAGGCACAGGCATCTCTCGACCGTGCAACTGCAGGCATTTACGATGCAAAGGCTGCTCGCGACCAGGCTCAAACAGGCTATGCGCAGGCCAGGGCAGGGTTGGCAGCCGCTCAGTCTCAACTTGTCGAAGCAAAAGCCGCTTCCCAGGCAGCCGATGCGCTTGTGGATCAGGCAGAAGCGGGCAGGGAAAAGGCGCAGAATGACTTTTCACGGGCTGAGCGCCTGTATTCGTCAAAAAGCCTTACGCGTGCCGACTATGATGCCGCAAAGGCGCAGCTAAAGGTTGCGGAGGCGCAGGTGAAGGCTGCAAAAGAACAGCGCAACGTCGCGAATACCAAGATCGAGCAGGCGAAGGTGCAGATTGATGCAGACAGGTCCAAGATGGACGAGACCAAAGCCATTATCGCGCGCAGCGATGCGGCAATGAAGAGCGCTGTCGCTCAGCGCAGTGCGGCTCTGGCTGCCGTGAAGGGCGCGAAGGCTCAAGTCGAGGCCAGTGCCGCAAGCATTCGTGCAGCCAAGGCTCAACTCAATCAGGCGGAGACTCCTCTGGGCGATGCCCGTCTCAAGGCTCCAATAGATGGGATTGTGCTGAAGAGAAATGTGGAGATAGGCAACCTGGTCGGTCCAGGCACTTCCGGATTTATTATGGCTGACGATTTTTCCGTGAAGGTGGTCTTTGGCGTGTCGGATGTTGCGGTAAACAGCGTTCATATTGGTGATCCTGCGACGGTGCGCATCCAGGCTTATGATGACCGAGTATTCACGGGCAAGGTGACTGCCGTATCTCCTGCTGCCGATGCTGCGAGCCATGTTTTTCAGGTCGAAGTCACTCTCCCAAACAATACACGGACCTTGAAAGTCGGCATGATCGCGAAAGTGGAATTTGCGGGACCCGAGAGACCCGGTTTCAGTGGAATCAAAGTTCCACTCTCTGCTGTTGTGCGTTGGCCTAAGAGCAGCAGTGACTATGCAGTATATGTCGTGCAAAAAGAACACGGAAAGCTGGTTTCAAGGGTGCATAAGGTTGTGCTTGGCGAGACATATGGCAACAAGATCGAGATCAAATCCGGGATATCGTACGGAGACAGGGTGATAACGAATGGAGCCACTCTCGTGCGAGACGGTGGGTTCGTTAAGGTAGTTAAATAG
- a CDS encoding DUF1559 domain-containing protein, producing the protein MRTLQTRRGITIWEALLIVFIVLVLAAILYPAFFARTSDSARKESCQNNLKSLAVALLLYCQDYDGQLPSSALVNHSKKWNRSDFLKFTKTTGTLPPTSRPRTYVQVIYDHIRYKDRDIWHCPSDSVYPTDKNAPCSYWWKLAVDKAWYGEGCKKPCRNEADFVYISSQILLYERTGWHFGDTNGLKDSLCISVAYLDSHIETIRLRNSGSKYITTPAPSAGEPAYFNCKLSPDGQTPLPLAEDKQARYIDPGQCWDKF; encoded by the coding sequence ATGCGCACACTGCAAACCCGCCGAGGTATCACTATATGGGAAGCGCTGCTGATTGTCTTCATTGTTCTTGTCTTAGCGGCAATATTGTATCCTGCTTTTTTTGCACGAACCTCGGACAGTGCAAGAAAAGAGTCGTGCCAAAACAACTTAAAGAGTCTTGCTGTTGCTCTGCTGCTCTACTGCCAGGACTACGACGGTCAGCTGCCATCATCGGCATTAGTGAACCACTCCAAGAAGTGGAACAGAAGCGATTTTCTCAAGTTCACTAAGACTACAGGCACTCTTCCACCCACATCCAGGCCACGTACGTATGTCCAAGTTATCTACGATCACATTAGATACAAGGATAGGGATATATGGCATTGTCCATCTGATTCTGTTTATCCCACCGATAAAAATGCGCCGTGTTCATACTGGTGGAAACTGGCTGTGGACAAGGCCTGGTATGGCGAGGGGTGCAAGAAGCCCTGCCGTAATGAGGCCGACTTCGTCTACATTTCCAGTCAAATTCTCTTGTATGAACGGACCGGCTGGCACTTCGGTGACACTAATGGTCTCAAAGATAGCCTGTGTATTAGTGTCGCTTATCTTGATTCTCACATAGAGACAATCCGCCTTCGCAACAGCGGGAGCAAATACATCACGACTCCCGCTCCAAGCGCAGGCGAACCGGCTTATTTCAACTGCAAACTCTCACCAGATGGGCAAACCCCACTGCCTTTGGCCGAGGACAAACAGGCAAGATATATCGATCCGGGTCAGTGTTGGGATAAGTTCTGA